The Erinaceus europaeus chromosome 16, mEriEur2.1, whole genome shotgun sequence genome includes a window with the following:
- the CIMAP1C gene encoding protein CIMAP1C isoform X1, with amino-acid sequence MKQPKGPRNSVFYGWCAKEKVPPTSWKEVKQAPVIMALLSGPGPAKYLRSSCTGFVDHDVTMFQGPAYSLYHRHSEKRVMDMCSPGPCHFVDPKVTRFGVSSCPQVPMMERIVNLRINPTPASSFYNVEKIHPPEERRAPEFSFGRRCPYRVGDPNPSSNHYQLPVLLGPQNPVSRAAPVYSLASRDKNWFYLEDMAGGPGPAEHSRPEPAVYQPRSPAYSMASRGTYPMDRTPRPGPGAYEPQQVTVHKPRAPAFSMGVRHSAHLTPLVVDIPD; translated from the exons ATGAAGCAGCCCAAGGGGCCCAGAAACTCAGTGTTCTATGGGTGGTGCGCCAAGGAAAAGGTGCCACCAACTTCATGgaaggaggtgaagcaggccccTGTGATTATGGCCCTGCTCTCAG GTCCAGGGCCAGCTAAGTACCTTCGGTCATCCTGCACCGGCTTCGTGGACCATGATGTGACCATGTTCCAGGGCCCTGCCTATAGCCTGTACCACAGGCACTCGGAGAAAC GAGTCATGGATATGTGCAGCCCTGGGCCTTGCCATTTCGTGGACCCTAAAGTAACTCGCTTTGGCGTGTCCAGCTGCCCACAGGTGCCCATGATGGAGCGCATCGTCAACCTGC GCATAAACCCCACCCCAGCCTCCAGCTTCTACAATGTGGAGAAGATCCACCCTCCAGAGGAACGCAGGGCTCCCGAATTCTCATTTGGTCGCAGGTGCCCTTACAGAGTGGGCGACCCCAACCCCAGCTCCAACCACTACCAGCTTCCTGTGTTGCTGGGACCGCAAAACCCCGTGTCCCGAGCAGCCCCTGTCTACAGCCTGGCCTCCAGGGACAAGAATTGGTTCTATCTGGAGGACATGGCAGGGGGCCCGGGCCCGGCGGAGCACTCGAGGCCTGAGCCGGCTGTGTACCAGCCCCGCAGCCCGGCCTACAGCATGGCCTCACGCGGCACCTACCCGATGGACCGCACACCCAGGCCGGGGCCTGGTGCCTACGAGCCCCAGCAGGTCACGGTGCACAAACCCCGTGCACCCGCCTTCAGCATGGGCGTGCGGCACTCGGCCCACCTCACACCGCTTGTAGTGGACATCCCGGACTGA